A window of the Hypomesus transpacificus isolate Combined female chromosome 22, fHypTra1, whole genome shotgun sequence genome harbors these coding sequences:
- the ccdc80l2 gene encoding coiled-coil domain-containing protein 80 codes for MPRPPWLMLVLVCAWSSTPRLSAARPGRSRGQAQAEPPGGVNYGHTDEGDGGLEDPAASLGPELDFLADFEGKKRLWVVTAPSHSDHYLRLLEKQLQDAEKEGLHCRLAERDTFILTIIQNAMMEGTLLRTTIQGGATTESMDPDTVSKILHYLELTTHDQAFSMLILKKNLRVSERFPYPVRVEAILEIIDQLPMRKLERMTRKSSPQKCKVTKKRLVKKKVSHQKRKVFSPLRQGNVTTALLLQSKAPLDKKEALKSKIQDILSGRSRFIIRKTPARPRGGQGSGTSTNSEGEESPRSQTKVTEKDRGVSLGKEEVKNNRYVSGGESAAGARKETSGISSQGKPEENGHAEGEPQGKTSSKKKGKGKKEGKGKKGKGRGKKSNRETSDKDKKAMKEFVEALKGNRRLLVVTSPSSSSPQYVQQRENNDLHYCDLALRKVTMATILDSGHQATLTLQHYQLDSEPAFSSLPEQFSDPDLISQLRSEFSLSSQDFSMTITDYDLKPTRVLSGPPAPPALLDYIDGFPSRRVEKEKERKAPVACSKTQEQSGAHDSLLRFMSKRRLLIISTPSKDDYSFQQQLRAFNGQECPMGIRHFALLKLVGVGASASGSVELFPLNGRSQTEVEPLSGEVVEGLRGQLKIRAAYFSMLVVGKDGEVKTWFPSPMWSLDSIYDLVDSMELRLEEERLQRSLGISCPNDASRDGPGFVDGSYYGYEEERREGYMYHQTQD; via the exons ATGCCTCGTCCACCTTGGCTCAtgctggtgctggtgtgtgCATGGAGCTCCACCCCTAGGCTGTCTGCGGCACGTCCAGGCAGGAGTCGAGGACAGGCCCAGGCTGAGCCCCCTGGAGGGGTTAACTACGGCCACACAGAcgagggggacggggggctgGAGGACCCTGCAGCAAGCCTGGGTCCTGAACTCGATTTCCTGGCAGACTTTGAAG GCAAGAAGCGTCTGTGGGTGGTGACGGCTCCCTCTCACAGTGACCACTACCTGCGCCTGCTGGAGAAGCAGCTCCAGGATGCTGAGAAGGAGGGGCTCCACTGTCGCCTGGCGGAGAGGGACACCTTCATCCTCACCATCATACAGAACGCCATGATGGAGGGGACCCTCCTCAGGACCACCATACAG GGGGGGGCCACCACAGAGAGCATGGACCCTGACACTGTCTCCAAGATCCTCCACTACCTGGAGCTCACCACACAT gaccaggccttCTCCATGCTCATCCTGAAGAAAAACCTGCGCGTGAGTGAACGGTTCCCCTACCCTGTCCGTGTGGAAGCCATTCTGGAGATCATCGACCAGCTGCCCATGAGGAAGCTAGAGAGAATGACCCGGAAGAGCTCACCTCAGAAGTGCAAGGTCACCAAGAAGAGGCTGGTGAAGAAGAAGGTGTCCCATCAGAAGAGGAAAGTGTTCAGCCCCCTGAGGCAGGGTAATGTGaccacagctctcctcctgcagaGCAAGGCCCCCCTGGACAAGAAGGAGGCGCTGAAAAGCAAAATCCAGGACATCCTCAGTGGACGCTCTCGCTTCATCATCAGGAAAACACCTGCAAGGCCcaggggaggtcaggggtcagggaccAGCACCAACTCTGAGGGGGAGGAAAGTCCAAGGAGCCAGACAAAGGTCACAGAGAAGGACCGAGGTGTGTCTCTAGGGAAGGAAGAGGTGAAAAACAACAGGTATGTATCTGGAGGGGAGTCTGCAGCCGGGGCGAGGAAGGAGACATCCGGGATATCCAGTCAGGGTAAACCAGAGGAAAACGGACACGCAGAGGGAGAGCCGCAGGGAAAGACTTCCTCCAAGAAGAAAGGGAAAgggaagaaagaggggaaaGGGAAGAAAGGGAAAGGAAGAGGGAAGAAGTCCAACAGGGAGACAAGTGACAAGGACAAGAAGGCCATGAAGGAGTTTGTAGAGGCTCTGAAAGGCAACAGAAGACTTCTG GTCGTGACCAGCCCCAGCAGCAGTAGTCCCCAGTATGTCCAGCAGAGGGAGAACAACGACCTGCACTACTGCGACCTAGCTCTCCGGaaggtcaccatggcaaccatcCTGGACTCCGGCCACCAGGCCACACTTACCCTGCAGCACTAtcaactgg actctgAGCCTGCATTCAGCTCCCTGCCAGAGCAGTTCTCAGACCCAGACCTGATCTCCCAGCTCAGGTCAGAGttcagcctctcctctcaggACTTCTCCATGACCATCACTGACTACGACCTCAAGCCCACG aGGGTGCTGTCTGGGCCTCCAGCACCCCCTGCCTTACTGGACTACATTGACGGCTTCCCCTCACGCCGggtagagaaggagaaggaaaggaaagCCCCGGTGGCGTGCTCTAAGACCCAGGAGCAATCTGGAGCTCACGACTCACTGCTCAG GTTCATGTCAAAGCGCAGGCTGCTTATCATCTCCACTCCCTCAAAGGATGACTACTCCTTCCAGCAGCAGCTCAGGGCTTTCAACGGACAGGAGTGTCCCATGG GTATCCGCCATTTTGCTCTGTTGAAGCTGGTGGGAGTCGGAGCCTCAGCTTCTGGGTCTGTGGAGCTGTTTCCTCTCAATG GCCGCAGCCAGACGGAGGTGGAGCCCTTGTctggggaggtggtggaggggctgagggggcagCTGAAGATCAGAGCAGCTTACTTCTCCATGCTGGTGGTGGGGAAGGATGGGGAGGTGAAGACCTGGTTCCCCTCGCCCATGTGGTCCCTGGACAGCATCTACGACCTGGTAGACTCCATGGAGCTGCGTCTGGAGGAGGAACGGCTGCAGCGATCGCTGGGTATCAGTTGCCCTAATGACGCCTCCAGAGATGGGCCCGGTTTTGTTGACGGGAGTTACTATGGttacgaggaggagaggagagaaggctaTATGTACCACCAGACACAGGACTGA